The Proteiniborus ethanoligenes genome has a segment encoding these proteins:
- a CDS encoding (2Fe-2S)-binding protein: MIAYKDYTSVILNVNGEKRKAIIKPSDTLLRVLREELGLTGAKPGCENGDCGACTILLDGKPVKSCMMLAVEAIGMEIITIEGLNNTEIQQAFYEEGGFQCGYCTPGFLLNSYALLEEKPDAEDEEIKEWLKSNLCRCTGYEGIKNAVYSAKEKIKER; the protein is encoded by the coding sequence ATGATAGCTTATAAGGATTATACATCTGTAATATTAAATGTAAATGGCGAAAAAAGAAAGGCTATAATCAAGCCTTCAGATACTCTTCTAAGAGTACTTAGAGAAGAGCTAGGTCTTACAGGTGCAAAGCCAGGCTGCGAAAATGGAGATTGTGGTGCTTGTACGATACTCCTAGATGGCAAGCCAGTTAAGTCATGTATGATGTTAGCAGTAGAAGCTATTGGCATGGAAATCATAACTATAGAAGGTTTAAATAATACAGAGATTCAACAAGCCTTCTACGAAGAAGGAGGCTTCCAGTGTGGATATTGTACGCCAGGATTTTTGCTGAATTCATATGCATTGCTTGAGGAAAAACCAGATGCTGAGGATGAAGAGATAAAGGAATGGTTGAAAAGCAATCTTTGTAGGTGTACAGGCTATGAAGGAATAAAAAATGCAGTTTATTCAGCAAAAGAAAAAATTAAAGAAAGATAG
- a CDS encoding FAD binding domain-containing protein has product MISYDFEYYRPETYEEALSVFSEKHKEGKNPLYYNGGTETVTYARKKLVNTGALIDIKSIPECTAFSEDGDKIVYGSALDLNYIIEKSSFKLMGDVSRKIADHTVRNKLSLGGNICGRLFYREAILPIMLAEGTAIIATNEGIIRVPVLKFFDKKVNLKNGELLLQIEIDKKHASFSHYNERKEKQSEIDYPLFHLAAMKTDQNIRFAFSGICAYPFRSLELEAVLNDKEKSFEDRASYVIENLPSNARNDMFASGDFRKYLLKNSIVNALKKLEGGLK; this is encoded by the coding sequence ATGATATCCTACGACTTTGAATACTATAGACCAGAAACCTATGAGGAGGCTTTATCAGTATTTAGTGAAAAGCATAAAGAAGGTAAAAACCCATTGTACTATAATGGAGGAACAGAAACAGTTACTTATGCCCGTAAAAAGCTAGTAAATACAGGGGCTTTAATAGACATAAAATCCATACCTGAATGTACAGCTTTTTCAGAAGATGGAGACAAGATAGTATATGGTTCAGCACTAGATTTAAACTATATAATTGAAAAAAGCAGCTTTAAGCTTATGGGAGATGTATCTAGAAAAATAGCTGATCATACAGTGAGAAACAAGCTAAGTCTAGGAGGCAATATCTGTGGAAGATTATTTTACAGAGAAGCTATATTACCAATAATGCTGGCAGAGGGAACAGCTATTATAGCTACAAATGAAGGAATAATAAGGGTTCCCGTATTAAAGTTTTTCGATAAAAAAGTTAATCTAAAAAATGGAGAGCTTTTGCTCCAAATAGAAATAGATAAAAAACATGCTAGTTTTTCACACTATAACGAAAGAAAAGAAAAGCAAAGTGAAATAGACTATCCACTTTTTCACTTAGCAGCTATGAAAACAGACCAGAATATAAGATTTGCTTTTTCAGGGATATGTGCTTATCCATTTAGATCTTTAGAGCTAGAAGCTGTCTTAAATGATAAAGAAAAGAGCTTTGAAGATAGAGCATCATATGTAATAGAAAACTTACCTAGTAATGCAAGAAATGATATGTTTGCATCAGGAGACTTTAGAAAGTACTTGCTTAAAAACTCTATAGTAAATGCTCTAAAGAAGCTGGAAGGAGGGCTAAAATGA
- a CDS encoding xanthine dehydrogenase family protein molybdopterin-binding subunit gives MGNYKVVGQSYLRLEGRDKVKGKIKYVNDLNYPGLLHAAFKTSPHAHAKIVSISTEEAKKAPGVRAVITGEDLPYVVGLYLGDKYPLARGKVRHYGEAVAAVVADSEAEAREALDLIKVNYEQLTPVLSVEEALKEDSLLVHEELGKYQHISAIHPEPGTNIANKTKIRKGNIVEGFEESDIIIEDEFFSPTSDHVAMETRASIAEIKEDGQIVITTASQAPFVVRSLMSEFFEIPTGKITVIAPPIGGGFGGKAGIQLEALAYLLSKAVGGRPVKVVNTREQDLTASPGKIGFKGKVKMGCTKDGKIKALDLLYLFDAGAYADYSVNISRAAAIACTGPYRVENVNCDSLCLYTNHPFTNAFRGFGHIELAWAIERALDVMAEKLSMDPAELRRLNAIREGDTSPTGSLMNKNTGDLVACIDKVKEFLNWDEGTLIQVDENTVRAKSLTCLWKAPAMPTNTDAGAIITFNEDGSMNLHISIVEIGQATKTGLAQILAEKFKVGIDKVHVTFEVNTKVSPHDWATAASRGLFMPGRATIEAADDAIRQIKHTASIVLRCPPEDLEVAEEKVYIKDEPHIGLALKDVVLGYVYENGNAIVGQVIGRGKYISRRLSDIDKETGKGSPALEWTLAAQGVEVELNLKDYSYKVLKAACVMDVGKIINPAIARGQIVGAMAMGLSFAASEGFLFNSRGQVTNDDLRSFKIMRYNEQPEYLVDFIETPQGDGPFGARGIGEQAIISMPGALANALSRGLGAQLKSLPLTPEALWKAKKEVSQ, from the coding sequence GTGGGGAATTATAAAGTAGTTGGGCAAAGCTACCTTAGATTAGAAGGTAGGGATAAGGTTAAGGGTAAGATAAAGTATGTAAATGATTTAAACTATCCTGGGCTTCTTCATGCGGCCTTTAAAACTAGCCCTCATGCCCATGCTAAAATTGTTTCTATCAGTACAGAAGAGGCAAAAAAAGCTCCTGGAGTAAGGGCAGTAATAACAGGAGAAGACTTACCCTATGTAGTTGGACTGTATCTAGGAGACAAATATCCATTAGCCCGAGGCAAGGTAAGACACTATGGAGAAGCAGTAGCAGCAGTAGTAGCAGACAGTGAGGCAGAAGCTAGAGAAGCATTAGATTTGATAAAAGTAAATTATGAGCAGCTAACACCAGTTCTCTCTGTAGAAGAAGCATTGAAAGAGGATTCTCTTTTAGTTCATGAGGAATTGGGAAAATATCAGCATATATCTGCAATACATCCAGAGCCAGGAACAAATATTGCTAACAAGACAAAGATTAGAAAAGGAAATATAGTCGAGGGCTTTGAAGAATCTGACATAATCATAGAGGACGAGTTCTTTTCGCCAACAAGTGATCATGTTGCAATGGAAACTAGAGCATCTATAGCAGAGATCAAAGAAGACGGACAAATAGTAATTACAACAGCAAGTCAAGCTCCCTTTGTTGTCAGGAGCCTTATGAGTGAATTCTTTGAGATTCCTACTGGCAAAATTACAGTGATAGCTCCACCAATAGGAGGCGGTTTTGGTGGTAAGGCAGGAATTCAGCTAGAGGCTTTAGCTTACTTATTATCTAAAGCCGTAGGGGGGAGGCCTGTCAAGGTAGTAAATACTAGAGAACAGGATTTAACAGCTTCTCCAGGTAAAATAGGCTTTAAGGGTAAGGTCAAAATGGGCTGTACAAAGGATGGAAAAATTAAAGCCCTAGATCTTCTATACCTATTCGATGCAGGAGCATATGCAGACTACTCAGTAAACATAAGTAGAGCAGCTGCCATAGCTTGTACAGGTCCTTATAGAGTAGAAAATGTAAACTGTGACTCTTTATGCTTATATACTAATCATCCTTTTACCAATGCATTTAGAGGCTTTGGGCATATAGAATTAGCTTGGGCTATAGAAAGAGCCTTAGATGTTATGGCAGAGAAGCTATCTATGGACCCTGCAGAGCTTAGAAGGCTTAATGCTATTAGAGAAGGAGACACATCTCCAACAGGCAGCCTAATGAATAAAAATACTGGAGACCTTGTTGCATGTATAGATAAGGTTAAGGAGTTTTTAAATTGGGATGAGGGAACCCTTATCCAGGTAGACGAAAATACAGTAAGGGCTAAAAGCTTAACCTGCCTTTGGAAAGCACCTGCTATGCCTACTAATACTGATGCTGGCGCAATCATAACCTTTAACGAAGATGGCAGCATGAACCTGCATATATCAATAGTAGAAATAGGACAAGCTACAAAAACAGGATTAGCACAAATATTAGCTGAAAAATTTAAGGTTGGCATAGATAAGGTTCACGTAACCTTTGAAGTAAACACTAAGGTTTCACCACATGATTGGGCAACTGCTGCTAGTCGTGGATTATTCATGCCAGGTAGAGCAACGATAGAAGCTGCAGATGATGCTATAAGGCAAATAAAGCACACAGCTTCCATTGTTTTAAGATGCCCACCAGAAGATTTAGAGGTAGCGGAGGAAAAAGTTTATATAAAAGATGAGCCTCATATAGGACTAGCACTTAAAGATGTGGTTTTAGGCTATGTTTACGAAAATGGTAATGCAATAGTAGGTCAAGTAATAGGTAGAGGTAAATATATTTCTAGAAGATTAAGCGATATAGACAAGGAAACAGGCAAAGGAAGTCCTGCTCTTGAGTGGACATTGGCAGCACAAGGAGTAGAAGTAGAGCTAAATCTAAAGGATTATAGCTATAAAGTACTTAAAGCTGCATGTGTAATGGATGTAGGTAAAATAATTAACCCAGCAATAGCTAGGGGACAAATTGTAGGAGCAATGGCAATGGGACTTAGTTTTGCTGCAAGTGAAGGGTTTTTATTTAACAGTAGAGGGCAAGTAACTAATGATGATCTAAGAAGCTTTAAAATAATGAGATACAATGAGCAGCCTGAATACCTAGTTGATTTTATAGAAACACCTCAAGGTGATGGGCCATTTGGAGCAAGGGGTATAGGAGAGCAGGCAATAATAAGCATGCCTGGAGCTCTAGCAAATGCATTATCAAGAGGATTGGGAGCTCAACTAAAATCATTGCCTCTAACTCCAGAGGCTCTTTGGAAAGCTAAAAAGGAGGTAAGCCAATGA
- a CDS encoding MFS transporter, with translation MDKNTKKMILMELIFSIFKSFVLIFVNIYLWKTGKSIKAVAIFNIFNYIAAFISFYIGNVIALKSSKLNYLLSSSFFIMLFAITAIMGDEISKYAVLIGILGGFGDGLFYFNLNFFQASELKRNQVDSFMSAVGIVSKLSSIITPIISGLIIEKFGFAHMTYVLIGLLILQIINAISLPNRKIEYLAKVNLKKIFKEKDYKKVLSTHLIHTPFGQFIIMANSVFLYSFAKSESLMGVLNSAFAVSAILFYYIYMKMQRRYPRKKLMMVGAVALASSVSLLFKPSFMTFVLFSMTISMGDAFFNKPLTGIQVYSAKKYGSNDEELLGNLVFRVSLLTISRSIFYILILLFYVDSSSFIFKALLVYNILSPILSYTLIREEM, from the coding sequence ATGGATAAAAACACTAAAAAAATGATATTGATGGAGCTGATTTTCTCGATTTTTAAAAGCTTCGTACTAATATTCGTAAATATATATCTTTGGAAAACAGGCAAGAGCATTAAAGCTGTAGCCATATTTAACATATTTAATTATATAGCTGCTTTTATATCCTTTTATATAGGCAATGTAATAGCCTTAAAGAGCTCTAAATTAAATTATTTATTATCATCCTCATTTTTCATTATGCTATTTGCTATAACAGCAATTATGGGAGATGAAATATCTAAATATGCGGTTCTTATAGGAATATTGGGAGGCTTTGGAGATGGATTATTTTATTTTAACTTAAACTTTTTTCAAGCAAGCGAGCTAAAAAGAAATCAAGTAGATAGTTTTATGAGCGCAGTTGGAATAGTTAGCAAACTATCTTCAATAATAACTCCTATAATATCTGGATTGATAATAGAAAAATTTGGCTTTGCACATATGACATATGTACTTATTGGACTATTGATATTGCAGATAATAAATGCAATATCCTTACCTAATAGAAAAATAGAATATCTAGCTAAAGTTAATCTTAAAAAAATATTTAAAGAAAAGGATTATAAAAAAGTTCTGAGTACACATCTGATACATACTCCTTTTGGACAATTTATAATAATGGCAAATAGTGTATTCCTTTATTCCTTTGCTAAAAGCGAATCCTTAATGGGAGTATTAAACTCAGCCTTTGCAGTGTCTGCAATACTCTTTTACTATATATATATGAAAATGCAAAGAAGATATCCAAGAAAAAAGCTAATGATGGTAGGTGCTGTAGCATTGGCATCATCCGTATCTTTATTGTTTAAGCCTAGCTTTATGACCTTTGTGTTATTTAGCATGACTATAAGCATGGGAGATGCTTTTTTTAACAAACCATTAACAGGTATACAAGTATATTCGGCTAAAAAATATGGCAGTAATGATGAAGAGCTTTTAGGCAATTTAGTTTTTAGAGTCTCATTGCTTACTATTAGTAGATCCATATTTTATATACTGATACTTCTTTTTTATGTAGATAGTAGCTCTTTCATATTTAAAGCACTACTTGTCTACAATATATTATCTCCTATACTAAGCTACACTTTAATTAGAGAAGAAATGTAA
- a CDS encoding uracil-xanthine permease family protein, translated as MENVKQQEPIRNALEQLGTGKTILLGAQHAFTMFGATVLVPILTGLNVSVALFMAGICTLIGHFIMKNRVPVFLGSSFAFIAPIITVTTMAADAGLDNPIAYATGGIVVAGLIYVVVAILVHLFGVEKIVSFFPPIVTGPMIMVIGLNLAPTAVGMASDNWFLAIVAFLIVVLVNIFARGFLQIIPVITGLIIGYIVALVTGNVDLTPVAEAAWFGLPKFTMAKFDLQYIMVIAPVALATIVEHIGDVIAIGATVEDDFTKDPGLHRTMLADGLMTSLSAFFGGPANTTYSENTGVLALTRVWDPLVMKIAAVFAIFLGGIPKIAALISTIPGSIIGGISIVLFGMIAAIGLRTVVENQVDFTKSRNLIIAATILVLGIGGAVLPIKFGILDISLQGMALAAIVGIILNKLLPEPK; from the coding sequence ATGGAAAATGTAAAACAACAAGAGCCAATCAGAAATGCCCTGGAACAGCTTGGTACAGGTAAAACAATTCTTTTAGGAGCTCAGCATGCATTCACAATGTTTGGTGCAACAGTATTAGTTCCGATTCTAACTGGACTTAACGTATCAGTTGCTCTGTTTATGGCTGGCATATGTACCTTAATAGGCCATTTCATCATGAAAAACAGAGTTCCAGTATTCCTAGGTTCATCCTTTGCATTCATTGCACCTATTATTACAGTAACTACCATGGCAGCTGATGCTGGTCTTGACAATCCAATTGCATATGCAACTGGTGGTATAGTCGTAGCTGGTCTTATTTATGTTGTAGTTGCCATACTTGTGCACTTGTTTGGTGTTGAGAAGATAGTAAGCTTCTTCCCACCAATAGTAACTGGACCTATGATTATGGTTATAGGACTTAATTTAGCACCAACTGCAGTAGGCATGGCTTCTGACAACTGGTTTTTAGCAATAGTAGCATTCTTAATAGTTGTACTAGTTAACATTTTTGCAAGAGGATTTCTACAAATTATCCCTGTAATCACAGGACTTATTATTGGTTATATAGTAGCTCTTGTGACAGGTAACGTGGACCTTACACCTGTTGCTGAAGCAGCATGGTTTGGACTACCTAAATTTACTATGGCTAAATTTGATCTTCAATACATCATGGTAATTGCACCAGTAGCACTTGCTACAATAGTTGAGCATATAGGAGACGTTATAGCTATAGGAGCTACAGTTGAAGATGACTTCACAAAAGATCCAGGTCTTCATAGAACAATGTTAGCTGATGGATTAATGACTTCACTTTCTGCATTCTTTGGTGGACCAGCTAATACAACTTATTCAGAAAACACAGGAGTTTTAGCACTAACTAGAGTATGGGACCCATTAGTAATGAAAATAGCTGCAGTTTTCGCAATTTTCCTAGGAGGAATTCCTAAAATAGCAGCACTAATTAGTACAATACCAGGCTCAATAATCGGTGGTATATCAATAGTACTATTCGGAATGATAGCAGCTATTGGTCTTAGAACAGTAGTTGAAAATCAGGTTGACTTTACAAAATCAAGAAACCTAATAATAGCAGCAACTATATTAGTATTAGGTATTGGTGGAGCAGTATTACCTATTAAATTTGGTATACTTGACATCTCTCTACAAGGAATGGCTCTAGCAGCAATAGTAGGAATTATATTAAATAAATTATTACCAGAACCTAAATAA
- a CDS encoding uracil-xanthine permease family protein: MDTMIKLQEPIRDASVLSVGKRILLGMQHTFTMFGATVLVPLITGLDVSLSLFMAGVCTIISHLITKKRVPVFLGSSFAFIAPVLAVVEIVANNGGTDGLAYARGGMFVAGSMYLIVAGLIYIFGVEKIVNFFPPIVTGPIILVIGLKLAPTAIDMASGNWLLALVAVAVVIAVSVAGKGFLQVVPVLIGLLAGYGVAILTGNVDFTPIADAAWIGIPKFQLAKFDLQSIMMIAPIAVATIVEHIGDMIAIGATVDDDFLKDPGLHRTMAADGGMTMLSTMFGGGAHTTYSENTGVLALTKVWDPVIMRIAAVFAIILGGVPKLAAVIRTIPTSIVGGISIILFGMIASIGVRTLVENQVDFTKSRNLIIAATILVLGLGGAAFPVNIGSVSFTIEGMALAAIIGIVSNKVFPE; the protein is encoded by the coding sequence ATGGACACAATGATAAAACTACAAGAACCCATTCGAGATGCATCAGTGCTTTCAGTAGGGAAGAGAATTCTTTTAGGGATGCAACACACATTTACTATGTTTGGAGCTACAGTGCTAGTTCCACTAATTACAGGATTAGACGTATCATTATCATTATTTATGGCTGGAGTATGTACTATAATAAGCCATCTCATTACGAAAAAAAGAGTACCAGTATTTTTAGGGTCATCATTCGCTTTTATAGCACCTGTTTTAGCAGTTGTAGAAATAGTTGCAAACAATGGTGGCACAGATGGACTTGCATATGCTAGGGGCGGGATGTTTGTAGCTGGGTCTATGTACTTAATAGTAGCAGGACTTATCTATATATTTGGAGTTGAAAAGATAGTAAACTTTTTCCCACCAATAGTAACAGGACCAATCATATTAGTTATTGGGCTTAAGCTAGCACCTACAGCAATAGATATGGCATCAGGAAACTGGCTATTAGCTCTTGTTGCAGTGGCAGTTGTTATTGCAGTATCAGTAGCTGGAAAAGGATTTTTACAGGTAGTGCCTGTACTTATTGGCTTATTAGCTGGATATGGAGTAGCTATTTTAACAGGCAATGTGGATTTTACACCAATAGCTGATGCAGCTTGGATAGGCATACCTAAATTTCAATTGGCTAAGTTTGACCTGCAAAGTATAATGATGATTGCACCAATAGCTGTAGCTACAATAGTTGAGCATATAGGTGATATGATAGCTATAGGAGCTACAGTAGATGATGATTTCTTAAAGGATCCAGGCCTTCATAGGACTATGGCCGCTGATGGTGGTATGACTATGCTTTCTACAATGTTTGGTGGGGGAGCACACACCACTTATTCAGAAAATACTGGAGTGTTAGCCCTAACTAAAGTATGGGATCCAGTAATTATGAGAATTGCAGCTGTATTTGCAATAATACTAGGAGGAGTTCCTAAACTAGCAGCAGTTATTAGAACAATACCAACATCAATAGTAGGAGGAATATCAATTATTCTATTTGGTATGATAGCCTCTATTGGAGTTAGAACCTTAGTAGAAAATCAAGTTGATTTTACTAAATCAAGAAATTTAATTATAGCCGCGACAATTCTTGTCTTAGGTCTTGGAGGAGCTGCATTCCCAGTAAATATTGGCTCTGTAAGCTTTACTATAGAAGGAATGGCACTAGCTGCAATTATTGGTATTGTTTCCAATAAAGTTTTTCCAGAATAA
- a CDS encoding xanthine dehydrogenase family protein molybdopterin-binding subunit yields the protein MKYVGQRVSRVDGIKKVTGDLKYVDDIKLPGMLHAAVKRSPYAHANIISIDTSKAEKLPGVRAVIIGKDLPKRAGLYLTDKTFLAIEKVRFYGEGVAAVAAETLEIAQEAIELIEVEYEEIPAVTNAVEGMKPGAPLIHPELENYRIAPVFQIIPGTNVSEHFKLRKGDVDKAFEEADFVFDTEFYVPHIQHAPIENHVAMAKYDKDGTLTVWASCQSPYAVRAALSDAFDVPLHKLRVISPAVGGGFGAKAGTTLEGIVIPLSMRANGRPVKLAYSREEEFTSSYVRQAMHSKFKTGVMNDGRIVAIKNEFVWDGGAFTEYGVNIAKSAGFAAVGPYDIPNIWCDSYCVYTNHPVGGPYRGFGMAEIHFGIEQNLDVIAHKLGIDPVEIRRINAQKPGGTTATGARVDDACSLVQCIEKVAEDIDYFKQPEQPKDSKKVRGKGIASGMKAPSMPTNAASSAIVRINEDGTAYLSVSAQDIGQGSDTVLTQIAAEVLSIPPEKITINTGDTQNTPYEWQTVASRITYSAGNAVIKACEDVKEQLLKLSSIKLGIFERDLKLEDGYVVSKIYPDKKVSIAELALGLNFPDGSAVHGPLIGRGVFIPANILNFDLETGLSDNPVTFWTYGANGVEIEVDTETGHIEVLKVAACWDVGRVVNPTLIEGQIEGAIVQGIGSALFEEIKLDNGKFLNKSFMDYKIPAVGDMPDMKLTFIENPQHDGPFGARAIAEPAMIPSAPAIANALYNALGIRINRMPLTPERVLNALKEKENK from the coding sequence ATGAAATATGTTGGTCAAAGAGTTTCGAGAGTAGATGGTATCAAGAAAGTTACGGGAGATTTGAAATATGTTGATGATATAAAATTACCAGGAATGCTTCATGCGGCTGTTAAAAGAAGTCCGTACGCTCATGCTAATATTATTAGCATAGATACAAGCAAAGCAGAGAAACTTCCTGGCGTTAGAGCAGTTATTATAGGAAAAGATTTACCTAAGAGAGCAGGACTATATCTTACTGATAAAACTTTTTTAGCTATAGAGAAAGTTAGATTTTATGGTGAAGGAGTAGCAGCAGTTGCAGCTGAAACTTTAGAAATAGCTCAAGAAGCTATAGAGCTTATTGAAGTTGAGTACGAAGAAATACCAGCAGTAACTAATGCAGTAGAAGGTATGAAGCCTGGTGCTCCATTAATTCACCCAGAATTAGAGAACTATAGGATTGCTCCTGTTTTTCAGATAATTCCTGGTACTAATGTTAGTGAGCACTTTAAGCTTAGAAAAGGTGATGTAGATAAAGCCTTTGAAGAGGCAGACTTTGTTTTTGATACAGAGTTTTATGTTCCACATATACAACACGCACCTATTGAAAACCATGTTGCTATGGCAAAATACGATAAGGATGGAACTTTAACAGTATGGGCAAGCTGTCAATCGCCTTATGCAGTTAGAGCAGCTCTATCAGATGCTTTTGATGTACCTCTTCACAAATTGAGAGTAATATCTCCAGCAGTAGGTGGAGGCTTTGGAGCAAAAGCAGGTACTACTCTAGAGGGTATAGTAATACCACTTTCAATGAGAGCTAATGGTAGGCCTGTTAAGCTAGCTTATTCTAGAGAAGAAGAATTCACTAGCTCATACGTAAGACAGGCAATGCATTCTAAGTTTAAAACTGGTGTAATGAATGATGGTAGAATAGTAGCTATCAAAAATGAATTTGTTTGGGATGGAGGAGCATTTACAGAATATGGTGTAAACATAGCTAAGTCAGCGGGCTTTGCTGCTGTAGGGCCATATGATATACCAAATATCTGGTGCGATTCTTACTGTGTATATACAAATCATCCTGTAGGAGGACCATACAGAGGCTTTGGTATGGCTGAGATTCATTTTGGAATAGAGCAAAACCTAGATGTTATAGCCCATAAGCTTGGAATAGACCCAGTAGAAATAAGAAGAATTAATGCTCAGAAGCCAGGTGGTACTACTGCAACAGGAGCAAGAGTTGATGATGCATGCTCTCTAGTACAGTGTATCGAAAAGGTTGCTGAGGATATAGATTACTTTAAACAACCAGAGCAGCCTAAAGATTCTAAAAAGGTAAGAGGTAAGGGAATAGCTAGTGGTATGAAGGCACCATCAATGCCTACAAACGCAGCATCTTCAGCTATAGTTAGAATCAACGAAGACGGAACAGCTTATCTTTCAGTAAGTGCTCAAGATATTGGACAGGGTTCTGATACGGTTCTAACACAGATAGCTGCAGAAGTATTGTCAATACCACCTGAAAAAATTACTATAAACACAGGTGACACACAAAATACACCTTATGAGTGGCAAACAGTTGCTAGCCGTATAACTTACTCAGCAGGAAATGCAGTTATAAAAGCCTGTGAAGATGTTAAAGAGCAGCTATTAAAGCTGTCAAGCATTAAGCTAGGCATATTTGAAAGAGATTTAAAGCTTGAAGATGGTTATGTAGTATCTAAAATATATCCTGACAAAAAGGTTAGTATAGCAGAGCTAGCATTAGGATTAAATTTCCCAGATGGTTCAGCTGTACATGGTCCACTTATTGGTAGAGGAGTATTTATACCTGCAAATATTTTAAACTTTGATTTAGAAACAGGACTTAGCGACAATCCAGTTACATTCTGGACTTATGGAGCTAATGGAGTTGAGATAGAAGTAGATACAGAAACAGGGCATATTGAAGTATTAAAAGTAGCTGCATGCTGGGACGTAGGTAGAGTAGTTAACCCTACACTTATTGAAGGCCAGATTGAAGGCGCAATAGTACAAGGTATAGGCTCAGCTTTATTTGAAGAAATAAAGCTTGACAATGGTAAATTCCTTAATAAATCCTTTATGGATTATAAGATACCAGCTGTTGGAGATATGCCTGATATGAAGCTAACATTCATAGAAAATCCTCAGCATGATGGGCCTTTTGGAGCTAGAGCAATTGCAGAGCCTGCAATGATTCCATCAGCACCAGCTATTGCAAATGCTTTATACAATGCTCTTGGCATAAGAATAAATAGAATGCCACTTACTCCAGAGAGAGTATTAAATGCATTAAAAGAAAAAGAAAATAAATAA
- a CDS encoding (2Fe-2S)-binding protein yields MKYKISFTLNNEKIQHEVEPHKTLLKMLREDFDLTGAKEGCGQGECGACTILLDGKPVNSCLVLAVDADGRDILTIEGLSNGTELDNLQASFITHGALQCGYCTPGMVMAAKGLLAENPHPTEEEVKEAISGNLCRCTGYKKIIEAIMDVAER; encoded by the coding sequence ATGAAATATAAAATTAGCTTTACTTTAAATAATGAAAAAATTCAACATGAGGTTGAGCCACACAAAACTCTTCTTAAAATGCTAAGAGAAGATTTTGACCTTACAGGAGCTAAGGAAGGCTGTGGACAAGGGGAATGTGGTGCTTGTACTATCTTGTTAGATGGGAAACCAGTAAATTCATGTCTTGTACTAGCAGTAGATGCTGATGGTAGAGACATATTGACTATAGAAGGATTATCCAACGGAACAGAGCTAGATAATCTTCAAGCTTCATTTATTACACATGGAGCATTGCAATGTGGGTATTGTACTCCTGGAATGGTAATGGCAGCAAAAGGTCTATTAGCAGAAAATCCTCATCCAACTGAAGAAGAGGTTAAAGAAGCTATTAGTGGAAACCTTTGCAGATGTACAGGATACAAAAAAATTATAGAAGCAATTATGGATGTAGCAGAAAGATAG